A stretch of Clostridium formicaceticum DNA encodes these proteins:
- the mreC gene encoding rod shape-determining protein MreC, producing MVKRTIKDKPIMIVTIVAIILIIIIGVTSKQRENITIVESWIGNILSPIQRVAYTGTSTIGDGIASIFQFRKTERENQELKAEIADLQEQLIETRLTRDELEELRGLKYALNYIEEDIQLQPIAANVIGKSPSNWFEVFTIDVGNNRSISKDSIVLASNGLVGRVYEVGGNWAKVISIVDNNSSVSFQILRDRNYQGIISGSITNELTGYLFDPMAEVVIGDKLVTSGLGIYPNGILIGEVIEVSKSSDQLLKTITVEPAVNFRKMNKVLVMTPNI from the coding sequence ATGGTGAAAAGAACCATTAAAGATAAGCCTATAATGATAGTGACAATTGTCGCTATCATTCTCATTATCATTATAGGGGTAACTTCTAAACAAAGAGAAAACATAACGATTGTGGAGTCATGGATTGGAAATATATTAAGTCCTATTCAAAGGGTGGCCTATACTGGAACATCTACTATCGGGGATGGTATTGCATCAATTTTTCAGTTTAGAAAAACCGAAAGAGAAAATCAAGAACTCAAGGCAGAAATAGCAGATTTGCAGGAGCAACTTATTGAAACAAGGTTGACCCGGGATGAGTTAGAGGAGCTAAGAGGACTGAAGTATGCCCTTAATTATATAGAAGAGGATATACAGCTTCAGCCAATTGCTGCAAATGTGATAGGAAAGTCTCCTAGCAACTGGTTTGAAGTATTTACGATAGATGTGGGAAATAATCGAAGTATTTCAAAAGATAGCATTGTTTTAGCTTCTAACGGATTGGTGGGGAGAGTATATGAAGTAGGAGGAAATTGGGCGAAGGTTATTTCAATTGTTGACAATAATAGCTCAGTAAGTTTTCAGATTTTAAGAGATAGAAACTATCAGGGAATTATATCCGGCAGTATAACAAATGAACTAACGGGATATTTATTTGATCCAATGGCAGAAGTTGTTATAGGAGACAAGCTGGTGACCTCTGGATTAGGTATATATCCTAACGGAATTCTTATAGGGGAAGTTATAGAAGTATCAAAATCTAGTGACCAATTGCTAAAGACGATTACTGTAGAGCCTGCCGTAAACTTTAGGAAAATGAATAAGGTATTGGTTATGACGCCAAATATATAG
- the mreD gene encoding rod shape-determining protein MreD: protein MKTLLICFIIIINIILQPVLHYIGIYNVMPNTSLILVVCFAINSKKNHGALLGCIIGILQDIIFGKIIGINALIYMVIGYIINAINRNIFKENLAIPFIFTSLATVLYYCIGLFFVYFLGYNLQFLSIFRNMLVVEVLYNSIFSLLVYIYVSKIFKTKRSRY from the coding sequence TTGAAAACACTTCTTATTTGTTTTATAATAATTATAAATATTATTTTGCAGCCAGTATTGCATTATATAGGTATCTATAATGTCATGCCAAATACTAGCCTTATATTAGTTGTATGTTTTGCAATTAATAGCAAGAAAAATCATGGTGCTTTATTAGGATGTATTATTGGGATATTGCAAGATATTATTTTTGGAAAAATAATAGGCATAAATGCTCTGATATATATGGTTATAGGTTATATTATTAACGCTATAAATAGAAATATATTTAAAGAAAACTTAGCTATTCCTTTTATATTTACATCCTTAGCTACTGTACTTTATTATTGTATAGGATTATTTTTTGTTTATTTTCTAGGTTATAACTTACAATTCTTGAGCATTTTTAGAAATATGCTTGTTGTGGAAGTGTTATACAATTCTATTTTTTCTCTTTTAGTATATATTTATGTATCAAAAATTTTCAAAACAAAAAGAAGTAGATATTAG
- a CDS encoding penicillin-binding transpeptidase domain-containing protein encodes MMLNKLENRYNVTILIFSLIFVIILFRLATIMIVQGEHYREQAENRIFKTIPLPGARGEIRDRYGRLLAGNRPSFTVQMMKNEVVDEKINEVALNVINILEKNEDQYNDEFPIIFTEEGEYIFTYDLEVQTWKERNDLVEVEDAREAFEILRRRYNIAETDPVEAQQEFIKIPNLSVPISIRTWKFTEEMRKGQWLESYNIRDIETSAEEAFQLLRTKTYKIPESYSDIEARKIMVVREQLRKQGYLQYQPVRIAQDISDASVTEIEENIINLPGVNIAVEPIRYYPEGQLAAHILGYLGKISQQQEIDRYVKELGYLPTDIIGKSGIEHKFEETLKGKDGSRRVIVDSVGRLIEELKREESIPGDSVHLTIDANLQRVADETLEQVLKTIQAGGTYTTQWGSDRLVGRSGVMKNATSGSVVVTDIKNGEVLAMSNYPSYDPNLFATGISSADWQSLMPENERDPLAPRPLQNIATSTAIQPGSTFKMIVGLAAIEQGLSPEYKILDRGFIQVGGHSFGNWLWNQSRSTMGYQNLHQAIADSNNYYFYSVANGYDYGIGRSLPIQMNMDILTDYTKRFGLNDRTGIEMDVPRERSGGVPSVENKTRTVKAMLRNHLRRQMKLEDLDETKVNPTSELLTEMIEEIVGWAEENPSRSMIYNRMIDLGIREDKAGIYTDIAKYSYFNQARWSVADTMNFSIGQGEHSYTPLQMANYMAILANGGYRYNLSLIRKTQSYEGSNTIEYPPELVERIELNDYSNLDEINYGMYLVTETGTARNYFRNFPIKVAAKTGTAQREGKIPPIDEVEYLKRHLRAFGVTEAAVEHKTLQLMEENKDNPRYQDEGYAMREAIRSLNPRANLDHFKDDYDNYSWFTGFAPYEDPQIAISVLIFQGGSGGYGAPIFREIVAEYMGLNTVTENEGSIIENRLTR; translated from the coding sequence ATGATGCTTAATAAACTTGAAAATAGATACAATGTAACGATACTGATATTTTCCTTGATTTTTGTTATTATTTTATTTAGACTTGCAACAATTATGATTGTGCAGGGAGAACACTATCGAGAGCAGGCAGAAAACAGAATTTTTAAAACAATACCTTTGCCTGGAGCTAGAGGAGAAATCCGAGATAGGTATGGGAGGCTACTGGCTGGGAATCGTCCAAGCTTTACTGTTCAAATGATGAAGAATGAAGTCGTGGATGAAAAAATCAATGAAGTAGCACTAAATGTAATTAATATTTTAGAAAAAAACGAAGATCAATATAATGATGAATTTCCTATTATTTTTACAGAAGAAGGGGAATATATATTTACCTATGATTTAGAAGTTCAAACATGGAAAGAAAGAAACGATCTTGTTGAAGTGGAAGATGCTAGAGAGGCTTTTGAAATTTTGAGAAGACGTTACAATATAGCAGAAACAGATCCAGTAGAGGCGCAGCAAGAATTTATAAAAATTCCAAATTTAAGCGTCCCAATCTCTATCAGAACTTGGAAATTTACAGAGGAAATGAGAAAAGGACAATGGCTAGAAAGCTACAATATAAGAGATATAGAAACATCAGCTGAGGAAGCTTTTCAATTGTTAAGAACTAAAACCTATAAAATACCAGAAAGTTATTCTGATATAGAAGCTAGAAAAATCATGGTTGTAAGAGAACAGCTAAGAAAGCAGGGGTATTTACAGTACCAGCCTGTTAGAATAGCACAGGATATCTCAGACGCATCTGTAACAGAGATCGAAGAAAATATCATCAATCTTCCTGGAGTAAATATAGCGGTAGAGCCTATAAGATATTATCCAGAAGGACAGCTTGCTGCCCACATATTAGGGTATCTAGGCAAAATATCTCAACAGCAAGAAATCGATAGATATGTAAAAGAACTAGGTTATTTGCCTACAGATATCATTGGAAAATCAGGCATAGAGCATAAATTTGAGGAAACTTTAAAAGGGAAAGACGGGTCCCGACGAGTGATTGTTGACTCTGTAGGAAGGTTGATTGAGGAACTGAAAAGAGAGGAATCTATACCTGGAGACAGTGTACATTTAACCATAGATGCTAATCTACAGCGTGTGGCAGATGAAACTTTGGAGCAGGTATTAAAAACCATTCAAGCAGGGGGCACCTATACAACCCAGTGGGGAAGCGATCGTTTAGTCGGTAGAAGTGGTGTAATGAAAAATGCTACATCAGGTTCTGTTGTAGTAACAGATATAAAAAACGGAGAAGTGCTGGCAATGTCTAACTATCCTTCCTATGATCCAAATTTATTTGCAACGGGAATTAGCTCTGCCGATTGGCAAAGTCTTATGCCGGAAAATGAAAGAGACCCTCTAGCGCCAAGACCTTTACAAAATATTGCAACAAGTACAGCGATACAGCCAGGGTCTACATTTAAAATGATTGTGGGTTTAGCTGCTATAGAACAAGGCTTAAGTCCTGAATATAAAATACTGGATAGAGGATTTATTCAGGTGGGAGGACATAGCTTTGGTAACTGGCTATGGAATCAGAGTAGATCTACGATGGGATATCAAAATCTACATCAAGCTATCGCTGATTCTAATAACTATTATTTTTATTCCGTAGCCAATGGCTATGATTATGGTATCGGGAGATCCCTACCTATACAGATGAATATGGACATCTTAACAGACTATACAAAAAGGTTTGGATTAAATGACAGAACTGGTATAGAAATGGATGTGCCTAGAGAGAGGTCTGGTGGTGTCCCGAGTGTAGAAAATAAAACTAGAACTGTAAAAGCTATGTTAAGGAATCATTTAAGAAGGCAAATGAAATTAGAGGATTTAGATGAAACAAAGGTAAATCCAACATCGGAGTTATTGACAGAGATGATAGAAGAAATTGTAGGCTGGGCTGAAGAAAACCCATCAAGATCCATGATATACAATAGAATGATAGACCTAGGTATCAGAGAAGATAAAGCTGGAATATATACAGATATTGCAAAATATAGTTACTTTAACCAAGCAAGATGGAGTGTAGCTGATACCATGAACTTTTCTATAGGACAGGGTGAGCATTCCTATACACCTTTACAGATGGCAAACTATATGGCGATACTGGCTAACGGTGGTTATAGATACAATCTGAGTTTAATAAGAAAAACCCAAAGTTATGAGGGAAGTAATACAATAGAATATCCACCAGAATTAGTGGAGCGTATAGAACTAAATGATTATAGTAATTTAGATGAGATAAATTACGGGATGTATCTAGTAACAGAGACAGGTACAGCAAGAAATTACTTTAGAAACTTTCCTATTAAAGTGGCTGCAAAAACAGGAACTGCTCAAAGAGAAGGAAAAATTCCACCAATAGATGAGGTAGAATATTTAAAACGACATTTAAGAGCCTTTGGTGTAACTGAAGCTGCTGTGGAGCATAAAACCTTGCAACTAATGGAGGAGAATAAGGATAATCCCAGATATCAAGATGAAGGCTATGCTATGAGGGAAGCCATCAGAAGTTTAAATCCCCGAGCAAATTTAGATCACTTTAAAGATGATTATGATAACTATTCATGGTTTACGGGTTTTGCGCCTTATGAAGATCCTCAGATAGCAATATCTGTGTTGATTTTTCAAGGGGGATCGGGAGGTTATGGTGCTCCTATATTTAGAGAAATTGTTGCTGAATATATGGGCTTAAATACAGTGACAGAAAACGAGGGAAGTATTATTGAAAACAGGTTAACGAGATAA
- the minC gene encoding septum site-determining protein MinC: MPEKNAIQFKGTKEGLFIHIKPNYDFETIRKHLIDKLEKTQFFFKGANIFEIKCDILTNEEKEELEDIMITRYKLNIVKNSDISRTSEVKEEVFQGITEGKTKFIQGTVRSGQIVDYDGNVVVIGDVNPGGQVIARGNIVVMGNLRGIAHAGSNGNMEACVAALYLDPAQLRIANVIARAPDGKYEKPKNPELARIKQNMVYIEPYLNK; this comes from the coding sequence ATGCCTGAAAAAAACGCTATCCAGTTTAAAGGAACAAAGGAAGGCCTTTTTATTCATATTAAACCTAATTATGATTTTGAAACGATAAGGAAGCATTTAATCGATAAATTAGAAAAAACACAGTTTTTTTTTAAGGGTGCAAATATTTTTGAGATTAAATGTGATATACTTACAAATGAGGAAAAAGAAGAATTAGAAGATATCATGATAACTAGATATAAATTAAATATTGTGAAAAATTCAGATATATCTAGGACTTCTGAAGTGAAAGAAGAAGTATTTCAAGGAATTACAGAGGGAAAAACCAAATTTATTCAAGGTACAGTAAGGTCAGGGCAGATTGTTGATTATGACGGCAATGTAGTTGTAATAGGAGATGTAAATCCTGGTGGACAGGTTATTGCTAGGGGAAACATTGTTGTAATGGGAAACTTAAGGGGTATAGCACATGCAGGATCGAATGGCAATATGGAGGCTTGTGTAGCAGCCCTTTACTTAGACCCTGCACAATTAAGGATTGCCAATGTAATTGCGAGAGCACCTGATGGGAAATACGAAAAACCTAAAAATCCAGAACTTGCACGGATAAAACAAAATATGGTGTATATTGAACCTTACTTAAATAAATAG
- the minD gene encoding septum site-determining protein MinD, with amino-acid sequence MGEVIVITSGKGGVGKTTTTANLGTGLSQLGYKVAVIDADIGLRNLDVVMGLENRIVYDLVDVVEGVCRLKQALIKDKRYEGLYLLPAAQTKDKNAVTPEQMHKLTSDLKDMMDYVLVDCPAGIEQGFKNAIAGADKAIVVTTPEISAVRDADRIIGLLEASELRDPLLIINRIRIDMVKKGDMMNIEDMIDILAIDLLGVVPDDEAIVISTNKGEPAVTDKNSLAGEAYRNIAKRITGEEVPFINMETSEGFMRKIKKIFGLAK; translated from the coding sequence ATGGGGGAAGTAATTGTTATTACATCAGGTAAAGGTGGTGTTGGAAAAACAACAACTACAGCTAACCTTGGAACAGGTTTATCGCAGTTAGGTTATAAAGTTGCGGTTATAGATGCTGATATAGGTTTAAGAAACTTAGATGTAGTCATGGGACTGGAAAATCGAATTGTATATGATCTTGTGGATGTAGTGGAGGGAGTATGCAGACTCAAGCAAGCACTGATTAAAGACAAAAGGTATGAAGGTTTATATTTGTTGCCAGCTGCTCAAACGAAAGATAAAAATGCTGTTACACCAGAGCAAATGCATAAGCTAACCAGTGACTTGAAAGATATGATGGATTATGTTTTGGTAGACTGTCCAGCAGGAATTGAACAGGGATTTAAAAATGCTATTGCTGGAGCTGATAAGGCTATTGTAGTTACAACACCAGAAATATCAGCTGTTAGAGACGCTGATAGAATTATAGGGTTACTAGAAGCATCCGAGTTAAGGGACCCTCTTTTAATTATAAACCGTATAAGAATCGACATGGTGAAAAAAGGAGATATGATGAATATTGAAGATATGATAGATATTCTAGCCATTGATCTCTTGGGTGTAGTACCAGATGATGAGGCTATTGTTATATCTACGAATAAAGGAGAACCAGCTGTAACGGATAAAAATTCGCTAGCTGGAGAGGCATATAGGAATATTGCTAAACGTATTACTGGAGAAGAAGTACCTTTTATAAACATGGAAACAAGTGAAGGCTTTATGAGAAAGATAAAAAAAATTTTTGGTTTGGCTAAGTAG
- the minE gene encoding cell division topological specificity factor MinE, producing the protein MDFLKFFGKDSGTSKNVAKERLRLVLVHDRTNCSPHFLDMVKGDIIKIISDYVEIDESGLDVKLTKTKRDIDDMLVPALVANIPIKKMKDKSRTE; encoded by the coding sequence ATGGATTTTTTAAAGTTTTTTGGTAAAGACAGTGGAACAAGTAAAAATGTAGCAAAGGAACGATTGAGACTGGTGTTGGTACATGATAGAACAAATTGCTCTCCTCACTTTCTTGATATGGTGAAAGGAGATATTATTAAGATCATATCAGACTATGTTGAAATCGATGAAAGTGGTCTAGATGTTAAACTAACAAAAACAAAAAGAGACATAGATGATATGTTGGTACCAGCACTGGTAGCAAATATCCCTATAAAAAAAATGAAGGATAAAAGTCGTACAGAATAG
- the mgsA gene encoding methylglyoxal synthase codes for MNIALIAHDNKKDMMVNFVTAYENILKKHNLSATGTTGKKIMEATSLKVKRFQSGPLGGDQQIGAEIATNSMDIVIFLRDPLTAQPHEPDIQALIRLCDVNMIPVATNIATAEILIRALERGDLAWRKYVNKK; via the coding sequence ATGAATATTGCCCTTATTGCACATGACAACAAAAAGGATATGATGGTCAACTTTGTAACTGCTTATGAAAATATACTTAAGAAGCATAATTTATCCGCAACAGGTACTACTGGAAAAAAAATTATGGAGGCTACTTCCTTAAAAGTCAAGAGATTTCAATCTGGACCGCTTGGAGGAGATCAACAAATAGGTGCGGAAATAGCAACAAATTCAATGGATATTGTTATTTTTTTAAGAGACCCTTTGACAGCACAGCCACATGAACCTGATATTCAAGCACTGATAAGGTTGTGTGATGTCAACATGATTCCTGTAGCTACGAATATTGCTACTGCAGAAATTTTAATAAGAGCTTTAGAACGTGGTGATCTAGCATGGAGAAAATATGTTAATAAAAAATAG
- a CDS encoding murein hydrolase activator EnvC family protein gives MNLRKSNKPIQSIGIFQNNMNKNNEAFDSIDYRLWLYQTLIRLSISLIILCTIIMIKNINTRPTNYIMNKLEYNLNKEFKITENYHQIKNGIVSLTKKGEEALAVVNFSGFSRIQFTRPMEGRVITFFQDREEVGKISRGIVIEGKAGENVLATQEGVVMEIGYNQSSGNYIIIKHKGELLSVYKNLEKYIVDKNQKVVMGEVIGTSSGKLQFEVWRNRQPIDPFEFIDFHTESM, from the coding sequence ATGAATCTAAGAAAAAGCAATAAGCCGATACAATCTATAGGCATCTTTCAAAATAATATGAATAAAAATAATGAAGCTTTTGATAGTATAGACTATAGATTATGGCTTTATCAAACGCTTATTAGATTAAGTATAAGTCTTATCATCTTATGTACTATCATTATGATAAAAAATATCAATACAAGACCGACAAATTACATCATGAATAAACTAGAATATAACCTTAATAAAGAGTTCAAAATTACTGAAAACTACCATCAAATAAAGAACGGTATAGTAAGTTTAACAAAAAAAGGAGAAGAAGCACTAGCGGTTGTGAACTTCAGTGGATTTTCAAGAATTCAATTTACTAGACCTATGGAAGGCAGGGTGATTACATTCTTTCAAGATAGAGAGGAAGTAGGTAAGATTTCTAGAGGGATTGTTATAGAAGGAAAAGCCGGAGAAAATGTATTGGCAACGCAGGAAGGTGTTGTTATGGAAATCGGCTACAATCAGTCTAGTGGCAATTATATTATTATCAAGCATAAGGGAGAACTACTATCTGTTTATAAAAATTTAGAAAAATATATCGTAGATAAAAACCAAAAAGTTGTTATGGGGGAAGTGATTGGTACAAGTTCAGGGAAATTGCAGTTTGAAGTATGGCGTAATAGACAGCCTATAGATCCTTTTGAATTTATTGATTTTCATACAGAAAGTATGTAG
- a CDS encoding site-2 protease family protein: protein MKLFKLFGIYIKINYMLLPIFIFSIYYKYFFQLIVMTFIIIVHELAHALTSIYYGIMVEEIELFPFGGVAKVDNYFEIDPFKEMIIAIVGPTSNFIMLLVALILQSYIALQIDLVYFFIFANLTIGLFNMLPILPLDGGRILRAYISSKIGFKKATKIAIRCSKILAILLFLAGFHFGLKAQENLFLCGIAFFLYIQTNKEKEMMGYTSVYQIVTKKKQLLEKGIMDVKYLTALESIDLRKAAQEFSTWKYHFVTVINTKGKVLGNLSESEILDAMIKYNYRMTLGDLIEMKK from the coding sequence ATGAAGCTATTTAAATTATTTGGCATTTATATAAAAATAAATTATATGTTGTTACCTATTTTTATCTTCAGTATTTATTATAAATACTTTTTTCAATTAATCGTGATGACTTTTATTATTATTGTTCATGAGCTAGCTCATGCCCTAACTTCTATATATTATGGCATTATGGTAGAAGAAATAGAACTTTTTCCCTTTGGTGGTGTAGCAAAGGTAGATAATTATTTCGAAATAGATCCATTTAAAGAAATGATTATTGCTATTGTAGGACCTACCTCTAACTTTATCATGTTGCTCGTCGCGCTTATACTACAGTCCTATATAGCATTACAGATAGACTTAGTATACTTTTTTATATTTGCGAATCTTACTATTGGGTTATTTAATATGCTCCCTATTTTGCCACTGGATGGTGGGCGAATTCTAAGAGCTTATATAAGCAGCAAAATTGGGTTTAAGAAGGCAACGAAAATAGCTATAAGATGTAGTAAAATATTAGCTATCCTCTTATTTCTAGCAGGCTTTCATTTTGGTTTAAAAGCGCAAGAAAATTTATTTTTATGTGGTATAGCTTTTTTCTTATATATACAAACCAATAAAGAAAAAGAGATGATGGGATATACTTCAGTTTATCAAATTGTAACAAAAAAGAAACAATTATTGGAGAAAGGAATTATGGATGTAAAGTATTTAACTGCTTTAGAATCGATTGATCTTAGAAAGGCAGCACAAGAATTTTCCACATGGAAGTATCATTTTGTGACGGTTATTAATACTAAGGGTAAAGTGTTGGGAAATCTATCAGAAAGTGAGATATTAGATGCTATGATAAAATATAACTATAGGATGACATTAGGGGATCTTATAGAGATGAAAAAATAA
- a CDS encoding TIGR03960 family B12-binding radical SAM protein encodes MNKVEIHDLLYRVEKPARYLGNELNSIHKTITEKTIRYAFCFPDIYEVGMSHLGMQILYHLINTVEDVYCERVFAPALDMEVEMSNNNIPLFALESRQPIKHFDFIGFTLQYELSYSNILNMLHLAGVPIYSKERKEEDPIILLGGPCAYNPEPLADFADIIILGEAEEVQLELLELYKSFKMGKYIKEGFLKEAAKISGVYVPGLYEVSYHEDGKIQSFLPKAEDAPSKIKKRIIKNLDEVFYPEKIIVPYLNVVHDRVALEIFRGCTRGCRFCQAGMIYRPVREKSVERLSTLAENLLTSTGYEEISLASLSTSDYSSLNDFVTYLIDKYSKDKIGISLPSLRLDNFSLELVKEIQKVRKTGLTFAPEAGSQRLRDVINKGLTEEDLINAAQKAFESGWSSVKLYFMLGLPTETLEDLAGIKELAFKVIDLYYSIPKEQRAKGLNITISTSTFVPKPFTPFQWEPQITLEEIDERQQFLRQQLNRKSITYNYHDAKTSFLEAVFARGDRRLSKVLAQAVAEGCKFDGWMEHFDFDKWMEVFEKVGIDPNFYVNRKREYEEILPWDHIDVGVSKEFLIRENERAIKGELTQDCRTNCSGCGVNQGFIGGIC; translated from the coding sequence ATGAACAAAGTTGAAATTCATGACTTGCTATATAGGGTTGAAAAGCCTGCTAGGTATTTGGGCAATGAATTAAATAGCATACATAAAACAATTACAGAAAAAACCATACGTTATGCTTTTTGTTTTCCTGATATTTATGAAGTAGGTATGAGTCACTTGGGTATGCAGATTTTATATCACTTAATCAATACGGTAGAGGATGTTTACTGCGAGAGAGTCTTTGCTCCAGCATTAGATATGGAGGTAGAAATGAGCAATAATAATATTCCTCTATTTGCTTTAGAAAGCCGACAGCCTATAAAGCATTTCGATTTTATTGGTTTTACTTTGCAATATGAACTAAGCTATAGTAATATTTTAAATATGCTTCATTTGGCAGGGGTACCAATATATAGTAAAGAAAGAAAAGAAGAGGATCCTATTATTTTATTGGGAGGGCCCTGCGCTTATAATCCTGAGCCTCTTGCTGATTTTGCTGATATTATTATTTTAGGAGAGGCAGAAGAAGTACAATTAGAATTATTAGAACTATATAAAAGTTTTAAAATGGGTAAGTATATTAAAGAAGGATTTCTAAAGGAAGCTGCTAAAATATCAGGTGTCTATGTTCCTGGTTTATATGAAGTAAGCTATCATGAAGATGGAAAAATTCAGTCCTTTTTGCCCAAAGCAGAAGACGCGCCTTCTAAAATTAAGAAAAGAATTATAAAAAATTTAGACGAAGTGTTTTATCCAGAAAAAATCATCGTTCCTTATCTTAACGTAGTGCATGATCGTGTTGCTTTAGAGATTTTTAGAGGTTGTACAAGAGGTTGCAGGTTTTGCCAGGCAGGGATGATTTATAGACCTGTTCGAGAAAAATCTGTGGAGAGATTATCTACTTTGGCTGAGAACCTATTGACATCTACGGGATATGAGGAAATATCTTTGGCATCTTTAAGCACCAGTGATTATTCAAGTCTTAATGACTTCGTGACATATCTTATTGATAAATACAGTAAAGATAAAATAGGTATATCTCTACCATCTTTAAGATTAGATAATTTTTCTCTGGAGCTGGTGAAGGAAATACAAAAAGTAAGAAAAACAGGGCTAACTTTTGCTCCAGAAGCCGGCAGTCAAAGATTGAGAGATGTTATCAATAAAGGATTAACCGAAGAGGATTTAATCAATGCAGCCCAAAAAGCTTTTGAATCAGGGTGGAGTAGCGTAAAGCTTTATTTTATGTTGGGACTACCCACAGAAACCTTGGAGGATTTAGCTGGTATTAAAGAGCTTGCTTTTAAGGTAATCGATTTGTATTATAGCATCCCCAAAGAACAAAGGGCAAAAGGATTAAATATTACTATTAGTACCTCTACCTTTGTTCCAAAACCTTTTACCCCTTTTCAGTGGGAACCTCAAATTACGCTGGAAGAAATAGACGAAAGACAACAATTTTTAAGACAGCAATTAAATAGGAAAAGTATTACCTATAATTATCATGATGCAAAAACAAGTTTTTTAGAAGCGGTGTTTGCTAGAGGGGATCGAAGATTATCTAAGGTTTTAGCACAAGCTGTGGCAGAAGGCTGCAAGTTTGATGGTTGGATGGAGCATTTTGACTTTGATAAGTGGATGGAAGTTTTTGAAAAAGTAGGAATAGATCCGAACTTCTATGTCAATAGAAAAAGAGAATACGAAGAAATATTACCTTGGGATCATATTGATGTTGGGGTGAGTAAAGAATTTCTTATAAGAGAAAATGAAAGGGCTATAAAAGGAGAATTGACCCAGGATTGTAGGACAAACTGTTCTGGCTGTGGTGTGAATCAAGGATTTATAGGAGGAATATGTTAA
- a CDS encoding TIGR03936 family radical SAM-associated protein — MYRIRSRFHKKGDMIFISHLDLVRLFERAFRRGNIPISYTQGYNPHPIMAFATALGVGVSSEGEYIDIEIEEKLDLKDFMERLNHVLPEGLCITKSKYISQKEDSLMSVIQYSSYIVKVVFEKEVPEEILQEKLEEFLSLEEIIEVKEKKKKNYHKRSNKKQVQQVNIRPYILSIKVFKIVEKEVLLKMTLATGSSGNLKPEVVVKKFGEVAELQVNLEKTRVHRLELLTQIKPHDLTPLDTIES; from the coding sequence ATGTACAGAATAAGATCAAGGTTTCATAAAAAAGGGGACATGATTTTCATTTCCCATTTAGACTTAGTACGTCTTTTTGAAAGAGCCTTTAGAAGAGGAAATATTCCTATCTCTTATACACAGGGTTATAATCCCCATCCAATTATGGCTTTTGCCACTGCATTAGGTGTTGGTGTATCCAGTGAAGGGGAATATATTGATATAGAGATAGAAGAAAAACTAGATCTAAAGGATTTTATGGAGAGGCTAAACCATGTTTTACCTGAGGGGCTATGCATAACAAAAAGTAAATATATCTCCCAAAAGGAAGATTCCTTGATGTCTGTCATTCAATATTCCAGTTACATTGTAAAGGTTGTTTTTGAGAAGGAAGTTCCTGAGGAAATACTGCAAGAAAAATTAGAAGAGTTCCTAAGCTTAGAAGAGATAATAGAAGTAAAAGAAAAAAAGAAAAAGAATTACCATAAAAGGTCTAATAAAAAACAAGTACAACAAGTCAATATACGACCTTATATTTTATCGATAAAAGTATTTAAAATAGTAGAAAAAGAAGTGCTCTTGAAAATGACCCTGGCTACTGGTAGTAGTGGAAATTTAAAACCTGAAGTAGTGGTGAAAAAATTTGGGGAAGTTGCTGAATTACAAGTAAATCTTGAAAAAACAAGGGTACATAGATTAGAATTATTGACGCAAATAAAACCTCATGATTTGACACCTTTAGATACAATAGAATCTTAA